Proteins encoded within one genomic window of Humulus lupulus chromosome 1, drHumLupu1.1, whole genome shotgun sequence:
- the LOC133784698 gene encoding uncharacterized protein LOC133784698, protein MDTHHKSGTGWVTETAKNTWEELRAYRDTQQTQATDTKSSTPVSSAPEDEDISLVQTVFGKRRGHQKGYGRILNIRGRTPFDFRPSQTRDEELSEMRERLRQLEEHVRTHCITPGSQCAPPPPDDSVGLMYEFYYN, encoded by the exons atggatactcaccataaatcaggcacagggtgggtgacagagacagccaaaaatacttgg gaggaattgcgtgcataccgcgacacacagcagacacaggcaactgatactaagagttccacaccagtttcgagtgcgcctgaagatgaagacatatctttggtacaaactgtcttcggaaaacgacggggccaccagaaaggatatggacgtatccttaacataaggggccgaactccatttgattttcgtccttcacaaactagagatgaagagttgtctgagatgagagagcgtcttcgacagttagaggagcatgtccggactcattgtatcaccccgggatctcaatgtgccccaccaccacccgacgactcagtaggacttatgtatgaattttattacaattga